The Sphaeramia orbicularis chromosome 16, fSphaOr1.1, whole genome shotgun sequence genome window below encodes:
- the LOC115435125 gene encoding protein FAM83A-like isoform X2 translates to MDTSGLSLSSLWSRRYRPQGKIRRRVQSLRVASLLPYDPTVDGSTLDLSHNESVRVAADALLSGGLDGFHKALDAEGELDFLSQLEKTYLLENAKDTSADDSGSDDGHELFGSWTSGRPVVSSDSGLTVDGLDLNTSTGVVCSGLNVNAPSVQVVFYCEGGAATLKDQVREFIRKTKKSLSMVVDVFSDVELLCDLLEASNKRNVTVHLILDQLNLHLFIDMCENLHLNGNTFTKLCVHSAEGQTYCAKTGRTVSGQISETFLIGDGTEVLTGSFSFSWLSWQVHRTLAVLVKGSLTSSFHQEFLRLISSSKPVPGFVSAPYGPIPFRPPHVHKTRKNRMNAVWTEGPPIDDTQMNPKGPPDPLGLQGPPSPLGLQGSPGLQGPLGLQAPPGPSGLFGQPGPPDLQQNRSVEGQPQVGGVSKNQGDDTLEASQNQTSPQVQNHLGPPQTQVRHIQTQLRGLTFSRTETVSEGQRSNPQNLGPQGLLLQQRNLLSPGVNQDLDLKPRPFSANVLHHSTPPEHQAQKFVFNQSRVLTNEFQTRLTCLSSRGPDPSHRVHLYPRQPEPGPGPSGPGLYIRHRQNPTPRLNWVPQSPTLRPRPVTRPSSFDLDKRMSGWSGWSPFNSRTSGRTKNTNDETEPEHEDLNQNMNT, encoded by the exons ATGGATACCAGTGGTCTGTCCTTGTCCTCGCTGTGGTCCAGGAGGTACAGACCCCAGGGTAAGATCAGGAGGCGGGTCCAGAGCTTGCGCGTGGCCTCGCTGTTGCCCTACGACCCCACGGTGGACGGATCCACATTGGACCTGAGCCACAATGAGAGTGTGCGGGTGGCGGCGGATGCTCTGCTCAGCGGTGGTCTGGACGGGTTCCATAAGGCGCTGGACGCCGAGGGGGAGCTGGACTTCCTGTCCCAGCTGGAGAAGACGTACCTGCTGGAGAATGCCAAGGATACCAGCGCAG ATGATTCTGGTTCTGATGACGGTCATGAACTGTTTGGATCCTGGACCAGTGGGAGGCCGGTGGTGTCATCAGACTCTGGTTTGACAGTGGACGGTTTGGACCTGAACACCTCCACAG GTGTGGTGTGTAGTGGGCTGAATGTCAACGCCCCCAGTGTCCAGGTCGTCTTCTACTGTGAGGGCGGGGCAGCGACCTTGAAAGACCAGGTCCGAGAATTCATCCGGAAAACTAAAAAG tctcTGTCCATGGTGGTGGACGTCTTCAGTGATGTGGAGCTGCTGTGTGACCTCCTGGAGGCATCCAATAAGAGGAACGTGACAGTTCATCTGATTCTGGATCAGCTCAACCTCCACCTGTTCATCGACATGTGTGAGAACCTCCACCTCAACGGAAACACCTTCACA AAACTGTGTGTCCACAGCGCTGAGGGACAGACGTACTGTGCGAAAACAGGCAGGACAGTGTCGGGTCAGATTTCAGAGACTTTTCTCATCGGTGATGGGACGGAGGTTCTGACCGGGTCCTTCAG CTTCTCCTGGCTCAGCTGGCAGGTCCATCGGACTCTGGCGGTTCTGGTCAAAGGCAGCCTCACTTCCTCCTTCCATCAGGAGTTCCTCAGACTCATCTCCAGCTCCAAACCTGTTCCTGGATTTGTCTCAGCGCCATATGGCCCCATCCCCTTTAGACCGCCACATGTCCACAAGACGAGGAAAAACCGGATGAACGCAGTGTGGACAGAAGGCCCACCTATAGATGACACCCAGATGAACCCAAAGGGTCCACCAGATCCACTGGGTCTACAGGGTCCACCAAGTCCACTGGGTTTGCAGGGTTCACCAGGTCTACAGGGTCCACTGGGTCTACAGGCTCCACCAGGTCCATCAGGTCTATTCGGTCAACCTGGTCCACCAGATCTACAGCAGAACAGATCTGTGGAGGGACAGCCCCAAGTGGGCGGAGTCTCCAAGAACCAAGGGGATGACACTCTGGAGGCCAGTCAAAACCAAACCAGCCCTCAAGTCCAGAACCATCTTggccctcctcagacccaggtccGACACATCCAGACTCAGCTGAGGGGGCTCACATTCAGCAGAACTGAGACTGTTtcagagggtcaaaggtcaaaccctCAG AACCTCGGACCTCAAGGACTTCTGCTTCAGCAAAGAAACCTGTTGAGTCCAGGTGTGAACCAGGACCTGGACTTGAAACCAAGACCCTTTAGTGCCAATGTCCTCCATCACTCCACACCACCAGAACATCAGGCCCAGAAGTTTGTCTTCAACCAGTCCAGAGTCCTGACAAACGAGTTCCAGACTAGACTGACCTGTCTCAGCTCCAGGGGACCAGATCCATCACATAGAGTCCATCTGTACCCCCGTCAGCCTGAGCCGGGTCCAGGTCCGTCGGGTCCAGGACTGTATATACGTCACCGGCAGAACCCCACCCCAAGGCTGAACTGGGTTCCACAGAGTCCCACCCTAAGACCCCGACCCGTGACCCGCCCCAGCTCCTTCGATCTGGATAAGAGGATGAGTGGATGGTCAGGTTGGAGTCCGTTCAACAGCAGAACTTCAGGAAGGACCAAGAACACGAACGACGAGACTGAACCGGAACACGAAGACCTGAACCAGAACATGAACACCTGA
- the LOC115435125 gene encoding protein FAM83A-like isoform X1: MDTSGLSLSSLWSRRYRPQGKIRRRVQSLRVASLLPYDPTVDGSTLDLSHNESVRVAADALLSGGLDGFHKALDAEGELDFLSQLEKTYLLENAKDTSADDSGSDDGHELFGSWTSGRPVVSSDSGLTVDGLDLNTSTGVVCSGLNVNAPSVQVVFYCEGGAATLKDQVREFIRKTKKSLSMVVDVFSDVELLCDLLEASNKRNVTVHLILDQLNLHLFIDMCENLHLNGNTFTKLCVHSAEGQTYCAKTGRTVSGQISETFLIGDGTEVLTGSFSFSWLSWQVHRTLAVLVKGSLTSSFHQEFLRLISSSKPVPGFVSAPYGPIPFRPPHVHKTRKNRMNAVWTEGPPIDDTQMNPKGPPDPLGLQGPPSPLGLQGSPGLQGPLGLQAPPGPSGLFGQPGPPDLQQNRSVEGQPQVGGVSKNQGDDTLEASQNQTSPQVQNHLGPPQTQVRHIQTQLRGLTFSRTETVSEGQRSNPQGQHGVVTLRFNSHLQNLGPQGLLLQQRNLLSPGVNQDLDLKPRPFSANVLHHSTPPEHQAQKFVFNQSRVLTNEFQTRLTCLSSRGPDPSHRVHLYPRQPEPGPGPSGPGLYIRHRQNPTPRLNWVPQSPTLRPRPVTRPSSFDLDKRMSGWSGWSPFNSRTSGRTKNTNDETEPEHEDLNQNMNT; the protein is encoded by the exons ATGGATACCAGTGGTCTGTCCTTGTCCTCGCTGTGGTCCAGGAGGTACAGACCCCAGGGTAAGATCAGGAGGCGGGTCCAGAGCTTGCGCGTGGCCTCGCTGTTGCCCTACGACCCCACGGTGGACGGATCCACATTGGACCTGAGCCACAATGAGAGTGTGCGGGTGGCGGCGGATGCTCTGCTCAGCGGTGGTCTGGACGGGTTCCATAAGGCGCTGGACGCCGAGGGGGAGCTGGACTTCCTGTCCCAGCTGGAGAAGACGTACCTGCTGGAGAATGCCAAGGATACCAGCGCAG ATGATTCTGGTTCTGATGACGGTCATGAACTGTTTGGATCCTGGACCAGTGGGAGGCCGGTGGTGTCATCAGACTCTGGTTTGACAGTGGACGGTTTGGACCTGAACACCTCCACAG GTGTGGTGTGTAGTGGGCTGAATGTCAACGCCCCCAGTGTCCAGGTCGTCTTCTACTGTGAGGGCGGGGCAGCGACCTTGAAAGACCAGGTCCGAGAATTCATCCGGAAAACTAAAAAG tctcTGTCCATGGTGGTGGACGTCTTCAGTGATGTGGAGCTGCTGTGTGACCTCCTGGAGGCATCCAATAAGAGGAACGTGACAGTTCATCTGATTCTGGATCAGCTCAACCTCCACCTGTTCATCGACATGTGTGAGAACCTCCACCTCAACGGAAACACCTTCACA AAACTGTGTGTCCACAGCGCTGAGGGACAGACGTACTGTGCGAAAACAGGCAGGACAGTGTCGGGTCAGATTTCAGAGACTTTTCTCATCGGTGATGGGACGGAGGTTCTGACCGGGTCCTTCAG CTTCTCCTGGCTCAGCTGGCAGGTCCATCGGACTCTGGCGGTTCTGGTCAAAGGCAGCCTCACTTCCTCCTTCCATCAGGAGTTCCTCAGACTCATCTCCAGCTCCAAACCTGTTCCTGGATTTGTCTCAGCGCCATATGGCCCCATCCCCTTTAGACCGCCACATGTCCACAAGACGAGGAAAAACCGGATGAACGCAGTGTGGACAGAAGGCCCACCTATAGATGACACCCAGATGAACCCAAAGGGTCCACCAGATCCACTGGGTCTACAGGGTCCACCAAGTCCACTGGGTTTGCAGGGTTCACCAGGTCTACAGGGTCCACTGGGTCTACAGGCTCCACCAGGTCCATCAGGTCTATTCGGTCAACCTGGTCCACCAGATCTACAGCAGAACAGATCTGTGGAGGGACAGCCCCAAGTGGGCGGAGTCTCCAAGAACCAAGGGGATGACACTCTGGAGGCCAGTCAAAACCAAACCAGCCCTCAAGTCCAGAACCATCTTggccctcctcagacccaggtccGACACATCCAGACTCAGCTGAGGGGGCTCACATTCAGCAGAACTGAGACTGTTtcagagggtcaaaggtcaaaccctCAGGGTCAACACGGGGTGGTCACTCTGAGGTTCAACTCCCATCTGCAGAACCTCGGACCTCAAGGACTTCTGCTTCAGCAAAGAAACCTGTTGAGTCCAGGTGTGAACCAGGACCTGGACTTGAAACCAAGACCCTTTAGTGCCAATGTCCTCCATCACTCCACACCACCAGAACATCAGGCCCAGAAGTTTGTCTTCAACCAGTCCAGAGTCCTGACAAACGAGTTCCAGACTAGACTGACCTGTCTCAGCTCCAGGGGACCAGATCCATCACATAGAGTCCATCTGTACCCCCGTCAGCCTGAGCCGGGTCCAGGTCCGTCGGGTCCAGGACTGTATATACGTCACCGGCAGAACCCCACCCCAAGGCTGAACTGGGTTCCACAGAGTCCCACCCTAAGACCCCGACCCGTGACCCGCCCCAGCTCCTTCGATCTGGATAAGAGGATGAGTGGATGGTCAGGTTGGAGTCCGTTCAACAGCAGAACTTCAGGAAGGACCAAGAACACGAACGACGAGACTGAACCGGAACACGAAGACCTGAACCAGAACATGAACACCTGA
- the tbc1d31 gene encoding TBC1 domain family member 31 produces the protein MQVTDIGNKEEGKVWHRKPTPVNGVLATVIRSAYQAKTVRFLHLTFDTTGDSFLAGDHHGNIYVFDISRNRFRLVQKTGQACTALAFSLRRTTEFLVALADYTIKCFDKDTKQLVSWMRGHDGAVSSISVDSSGRYAVTTSSDTAQLWDLDTFQRKRKLSVRQSVGVQRVFFLPFTNTILSCFNDDSIFAWESDTLFCKYQLPVPDSGPRISYKAFAITRDGRSLVCGGRSNLLHLWCLDSKQLIRVIQMPTQVRTVRQMEFLPDSFDGGASQTLGILSQDGVMRFINIHTCKLLFHIGSHDNAITSVAVGPNGRHVAAIMDNGSINIYSVQSLTEELNKAPPSQVAVVSGAHAGQTLLNLKVKVRTEVKRRPGQSSGRRVIGAPAEDKENELPAGLSQRRLVALLKTFGQYPDKYRMFVWRCLLRLPENHAAFSSLTDKGLHPAFSSLEHRYPIKSPKLHRGLQRVLSALAHWASIFAEVEYLPLVAFPFVKLFQNNPMLCFEVVATIIVNWGQHWFEYFPNPPLNILSMVENVLAHHDKELLQHLVDCGVTSQLYVWPLLETLFSEVLTRNEWLCLFDNVFSNPPGFLLMAAVAYVSCCREPLLLCAHKQDFEYFFHHRNNLDVGAMIKETYRLMSNTPAHIHPRTLLSDFTPLTRGQYPVFNHYPEFIVEYQSREREKIRLQEMEYLRERQEVSALHKEFVRRRAEEEAYYAQQELLQKAEEQRRRILAQEEEKLTQQRTKLAAMKRELKVKELQLTDAAARRFLQHQQDLRAEHIHRLDRQISRKVELRERETAAAVEDLEVRQMELEAQRKRLQQRLMKEQERAGRRVEEEVEARMRKAEEEDESLTETNVQVLEEALAEAWQRDLDTDWQREVAKRLQRVDGKGGGMKERWAELHRKTLAEEDRLGDTMRDMIGRKLEEETRTRVQLKDRTQYTDDLKPTRTGSSCSNGPPHGPGTTTGPVLSSLGLVCLNSASPSESMSTNMSLDRNRTQLDHGHRELLKDIRQLRQRLAARTREGSSASLQSIHTLSLVSQ, from the exons GGTTTTAGCAACAGTGATCCGCAGCGCTTATCAGGCCAAGACGGTGCGTTTCCTCCATTTGACCTTTGACACCACCGGAGACTCCTTCCTTGCAGGAGATCACCATGGCAACATCTATGTCTTCGATATCAGCAGGAACAG GTTCCGTCTGGTGCAGAAGACGGGTCAGGCCTGCACCGCTCTGGCATTCAGCCTCCGTAGAACCACAGAGTTCCTGGTTGCTTTGGCCGACTACACCATTAAATGTTTTGATAAAG ACACGAAGCAGCTGGTGAGTTGGATGCGAGGCCACGACGGCGCCGTTTCCTCCATCTCCGTTGACAGTTCGGGTCGTTACGCTGTCACCACCTCATCAGACACGGCTCAGCTCTGGGACCTGGACACGTTCCAGAGGAAGAGGAAGCTCAGCGTCAGACAGTCTGTCGGCGTTCAGAGG gtattttttcttccttttaccAACACCATCCTCAGCTGTTTCAATGATGACTCCATCTTTGCCTGGGAAAGCGACACACTGTTCTGTAAATATCAGCTGCCGGTTCCAGACTCTGGACCCAGGATCTCCTACAAGGCCTTTGCCATCACACG GGATGGGCGGAGTCTGGTGTGTGGTGGGCGGTCCAACCTGCTCCACCTGTGGTGTTTGGACAGTAAACAGCTGATCCGGGTCATTCAGATGCCGACTCAGGTCCGAACTGTCAGACAGATGGAGTTCCTGCCGGACAGCTTCGATGGCGGAGCCAGCCAG ACGCTGGGCATACTGAGCCAAGATGGTGTCATGCGTTTCATCAACATCCACACCTGTAAACTTCTCTTCCACATTGGTTCCCATGACAACGCCATCACCTCGGTGGCAGTTGGCCCTAATGGCAGACATGTGGCGGCCATCATGGATAACGGAAGCATCAACATCTACAGCGTCCAGAGTCTCACAGAGGAGCTGAATAAG GCTCCGCCCTCACAGGTGGCGGTTGTCTCAGGCGCACACGCAGGTCAGACGCTGTTGAACCTAAAGGTCAAAGTGAGGACAGAGGTCAAGCGCAGACCAGGTCAGAGTTCAGGTAGACGGGTCATCGGAGCGCCGGCTGAGGATAAAGAG AATGAACTTCCAGCTGGTCTGAGTCAGAGGAGGCTGGTGGCTCTGCTCAAGACCTTTGGACAGTATCCTGATAAATACAG GATGTTTGTGTGGCGTTGTTTACTGCGTCTCCCAGAGAACCACGCAGCATTCAGCAGTCTGACCGACAAAGGCCTACACCCAGCCTTCAGCAGCCTGGAGCACAGATACCCCATCAAAAGCCCTAAACTGCACAGGGGGCTGCAAcg GGTTCTGTCTGCTTTAGCTCACTGGGCGTCCATCTTTGCAGAGGTGGAGTACCTTCCACTTGTGGCATTTCCCTTCGTGAAGCTCTTCCAGAACAACCCCATGCTCTGCTTCGAGGTGGTGGCCACCATCATTG TGAACTGGGGTCAGCATTGGTTCGAGTACTTCCCCAACCCTCCTCTGAACATCCTCAGTATGGTGGAGAATGTCCTGGCTCATCACGACAAAGAGCTGCTGCAGCATCTGGTGGACTGTGGCGTCACCTCACAG CTGTATGTGTGGCCTCTGCTGGAGACGTTGTTCTCAGAGGTTCTGACCCGGAACGAGTGGCTCTGCCTGTTTGACAACGTGTTCTCCAACCCGCCGGGCTTCCTACTCATGGCGGCCGTGGCCTATGTCAGCTGCTGCCGGGAGCCTCTGCTGCTCTGCGCCCACAAACAGGACTTCGAG TATTTTTTTCACCATCGTAACAACCTGGACGTGGGAGCCATGATTAAGGAGACGTATCGGCTGATGAGCAACACGCCGGCCCACATCCACCCCAGAACGCTACTCTCTGACTTCACACCACTGACCAGGGGCCAGTACCCAGTCTTCAACCATTACCCAGAATTCATAGTGGAATACCAGAGCCGCGAGAGGGAGAAGATACGACTGCAGGAGATGGAGTATCTGCGTGAAAG GCAGGAAGTGTCGGCGCTACACAAGGAGTTTGTACGACGTCGAGCTGAAGAGGAGGCCTACTACGCACAACAG GAGCTGCTGCAGAAGGCAGAGGAACAACGAAGACGCATCCTggcacaagaagaagaaaaactaacACAACAGAGGACAAA GTTGGCGGCCATGAAGAGGGAGCTGAAGGTGAAGGAGCTGCAGCTGACGGATGCAGCCGCCAGACGCTTCCTCCAACACCAGCAGGACCTGAGGGCGGAGCACATCCACCGACTGGATCGCCAGATCAGCAGGAAG GTGGAGCTCCGAGAGCGGGAGACGGCAGCGGCGGTCGAGGATCTGGAGGTCCGACAGATGGAGCTTGAGGCCCAGAGGAAACGGCTCCAACAG CGCCTGATGAAAGAACAGGAGCGAGCTGGGCGgagagtggaggaggaggtggaggcgaGGATGAGGAAagcagaggaagaggatgagagTTTGACGGAGACAAATGTCCAG GTCCTGGAGGAGGCGCTGGCGGAGGCGTGGCAGAGGGACCTGGACACAGACTGGCAGAGGGAGGTGGCCAAGCGCCTGCAGCGGGTTGACGGCAAAGGGGGCGGGATGAAGGAGAGGTGGGCAGAGCTTCACAGGAAGACACTGGCTGAGGAGGACAGACTGGGAGACACCATGAGAGACATGATAGGACGGAAG TTGGAAGAAGAaaccagaaccagagtccagttaAAGGATCGGACACAGTACACAG ATGATCTGAAACCGACCAGGACCGGGTCCTCCTGTTCTAATGGACCTCCTCATGGACCCGGCACCACCACAGGTCCAGTCCTGTCCAGTCTCGGCCTGGTGTGTCTGAACAGCGCTTCACCGTCTGAGAGCATGTCCACCAACA TGTCTCTGGACCGGAACCGGACCCAACTGGACCACGGACACAGGGAACTGCTGAAGGACATCCGACAGCTGAGGCAGAGGCTGGCGGCCAGAACCAGAGAGGGAAGCTCCGCCTCCTTGCAGTCCATCCACACGCTGTCCTTGGTGTCCCAGTGA